One Paroedura picta isolate Pp20150507F chromosome 16, Ppicta_v3.0, whole genome shotgun sequence genomic region harbors:
- the LOC143825402 gene encoding vomeronasal type-2 receptor 26-like yields the protein MVPNETTQYIGVIRLFLYFRWTWIVLFVAEDDSGDRFLQIMVPMLSENGICFDFCIKIPKQTYFQDAVDVLLKQGEYFSVLTQTNANVHFVYGENSSMFSLRLVLFLVTFISFPPLHKVWIVTCHWDFESVSFQRPFDIETFHGALSLAVHSNQPPGFKMFQQSISPSWAEGDGFIENFWEQAFVCSLRNPDVHGDSKKMCSGEEKLDSIPLVVFEMNMTGHSYNVYNAVYAVAHTLHANYIIQSKHQARETGKGLAVNNVQPWQLNVFLRSTTFNNTAGDTIQFHEKGELKGGFDVTNWVTFPNGSFIRLKVGRFDPWAPPGEELTIHDDQIVWHRTFNQVLPVSICNDHCLSGYSRKKKEGKKFCCYDCVPCPDRMISEQIDMDSCVLCPQSQFSNHNKNQCLLKDIMFLSYEEPIGIMLATLAIFFYLVTALILWTFLKHKDTPIVKANNRSLTYLLLISLAHCFLCALLFIGKPGKLTCLLRQTSFGIIFSVAISSILAKTFTVVLAFVATKPGSRLRPLVGKRQAYSLVLSCSLVQVGICVLWISTSSPFPEKDLHSLKETIILECNEGSAAMFFCVLGYLGFLAAVSFMVAFLARKLPNSFNEAKFITFSMLLFCSVWLSFIPSYLSTKGKSMVSVEIFSILISSAGLLGCIFLPKCYLIVLRPELNNRKMLKDEYSKEKQISTPNTDGHRTAFIHVLAHAIKKYYLLCNSSTLLPVS from the exons GAATGGCATCTGTTTTGACTTCTGTATAAAAATACCAAAACAGACTTATTTCCAAGATGCGGTGGATGTGCTTCTAAAACAGGGGGAATATTTCAGTGTTCTCACTCAAACCAATGCCAATGTGCACTTTGTCTATGGAGAAAACTCATCCATGTTCAGTTTGAGATTGGTGTTATTTTTAGTAACCTTTATTTCATTTCCACCCCTGCATAAGGTATGGATTGTTACATGCCACTGGGATTTTGAATCAGTATCTTTCCAAAGACCTTTTGATATAGAAACTTTTCACGGCGCCCTATCCCTTGCAGTTCACTCAAATCAGCCACCGGGATTCAAAATGTTCCAGCAGTCCATAAGCCCTTCCTGGGCAGAAGGAGATGGTTTCATCGAGAACTTCTGGGAGCAGGCATTCGTTTGTTCACTGAggaatccagatgttcatggggacAGCAAGAAAATGTGTTCTGGAGAAGAGAAGCTGGATTCTATTCCACTCGTTGTATTTGAAATGAacatgactggccacagctataatgtctacaatgctgtttATGCAGTGGCACACACGTTGCATGCTAACTACATAATCCAATCTAAGCACCAAGCAAGAGAAACAGGGAAGGGTTTAGCCGTCAATAATGTGCAACCCTGGCAG CTGAACGTTTTTTTAAGAAGCACCACATTCAACAACACTGCTGGTGACACAATACAATTTCATGAAAAAGGGGAACTGAAAGGTGGTTTTGATGTTACCAACTGGGTCACTTTCCCAAACGGCTCCTTCATCAGACTAAAAGTTGGAAGATTTGATCCTTGGGCTCCTCCAGGAGAAGAACTGACCATTCATGATGATCAAATTGTGTGGCACAGAACATTTAATCAG GTTCTACCAGTTTCCATCTGCAATGACCACTGCCTTTCTGGCTACAGTCGAaaaaagaaggagggaaagaaattttgctgctatgattgtgttCCGTGTCCAGATCGGATGATATCTGAACAGATAG atATGGATAGCTGTGTTCTCTGTCCACAATCTCAGTTTTCAAATCACAACAAAAATCAGTGCCTTCTCAAGGATATAATGTTCCTTTCTTATGAAGAACCCATAGGTATCATGTTAGCAACATTGGCTATTTTTTTCTACCTGGTCACAGCTTTGATCCTTTGGACATTTTTGAAACACAAGGATACTcccatagtcaaagccaacaatcgcAGTCTGACCTATCTTCTTCTCATCTCCCTTGCTCATTGCTTCCTCTGTGCCTTGCTCTTCATTGGGAAGCCTGGAAAgttgacctgccttctccgacaaacaaGTTTTGGCATCATATTCTCGGTAGCTATTTCAAGTATCTTGGCCAAAACCTTCACTGTGGTTCTGGCCTTTGTGGCTACCAAACCGGGCTCTAGGCTAAGGCCATTGGTGGGGAAAAGACAAGCGTATTCTCTTGTCCTTTCTTGCTCCCTTGTTCAAGTAGGCATTTGTGTTCTTTGGATCAGTActtcctctcctttcccagaAAAGGACCTGCATTCACTGAAGGAGACAATCATACTGGAATGCAATGAGGGCTCAGCTGCCATGTTTTTCTGTGTCCTGGGCTACCTGGGCTTCCTAGCTGCAGTCAGTTTCATGGTGGCTTTCTTAGCTAGGAAATTGCCTAACAGTTTCAATGAGGCTAAGTTtatcactttcagcatgttgctcttttgcagtgtttggctgtcttttattccaagctacctgagcaccaaagggaaatccatggtgtccgtggagatcttctctatcttaaTCTCTAGTGCAGGCTTACTTGGTTGTATTTTTCTCCCCAAATGTTATCTCATTGTCCTGAGGCCTGAACTAAACAACAGAAAGATGCTT AAAGATGAATATtccaaggagaagcaaatctctaCACCAAACACTGATGGACATAGGACTGCTTTTATTCATGTTCTGGCTCATGCCATCAAAAAGTACTATTTGTTATGCAACAGTTCAACCTTACTGCCTGTTTCTTGA